Proteins from a genomic interval of uncultured Desulfuromusa sp.:
- a CDS encoding ATP-binding protein produces MVEQNHLFLQALEISPNPMFLLGADGKVILWNHSCEEFTGYKSEDIVNTERHKQVFYPNSSPARLTLADIILTNQQSQLVDLYPPAQNAQMTEEQLWAEGWYTNLGGKDRYISFSAVPLRDKNGMLLAVLETFHDMTEQRQDKEKSVVMLEQVRKAKLQWEQTMDRIDDLILCVDTDENLLRCNWKVRELLEKPYSEIIKKEWRSLLQTGGIEFNPVGGKKNECYHPQTKRWFLLKTYKFHDNQDNSASGAVITLQDQTETRQMTTELEQAHADLKATQGQILQSEKMAAIGQLAAGVAHEINNPIGFVTSNLRTLGRYVDKLADHIEEQEKTIHELAPDQADGIIGQLRKKSKIDAIIEDLHDLQSESLDGLDRISKIVKNLKSFSRVDQTVFSNVDLNECLESTLNIVWNELKYTATIEKKLSPLPLVPCYPQEINQVFLNLLVNAGHAIGEKGVIRLYSRQEGETVCISITDNGCGIPEENLKHLFEPFFTTKEVGKGTGLGLSISYDIIQKHNGEIQVESEVGKGTTFTIRLPLQQGDNKNNQAH; encoded by the coding sequence ATGGTTGAGCAGAACCACCTGTTTCTACAAGCGCTGGAAATCTCTCCGAACCCCATGTTTTTGCTTGGAGCAGACGGCAAGGTTATTCTCTGGAACCATTCCTGTGAAGAATTTACCGGCTACAAATCCGAAGATATTGTCAATACTGAACGTCACAAGCAGGTCTTCTACCCCAATAGTTCTCCAGCCCGTTTAACCCTGGCGGACATCATTCTGACGAATCAACAATCTCAGCTGGTTGATCTTTACCCCCCAGCTCAAAATGCACAAATGACTGAAGAACAGCTCTGGGCGGAAGGCTGGTATACGAATTTAGGAGGAAAAGATCGTTATATCTCTTTCAGCGCTGTCCCGCTGCGCGACAAAAACGGAATGCTTCTGGCTGTTCTCGAAACGTTCCATGACATGACAGAGCAAAGGCAAGATAAAGAAAAATCTGTAGTCATGCTTGAACAAGTCCGCAAAGCAAAACTCCAATGGGAACAAACAATGGATCGTATTGATGACCTGATCCTGTGTGTTGATACCGATGAAAATTTGCTGCGATGTAACTGGAAAGTCAGAGAGCTTCTGGAGAAGCCCTATAGTGAGATTATAAAAAAAGAATGGCGCAGTTTACTGCAAACGGGAGGCATAGAGTTTAACCCGGTCGGCGGCAAAAAGAATGAATGCTATCACCCCCAGACAAAACGCTGGTTTTTGTTAAAAACATACAAGTTCCACGATAATCAAGATAACTCTGCCTCAGGAGCAGTCATCACCCTGCAGGACCAAACTGAAACCCGGCAAATGACGACCGAGTTGGAACAAGCCCATGCTGATCTCAAAGCCACACAGGGGCAAATATTACAATCGGAAAAAATGGCGGCAATCGGTCAACTGGCCGCAGGAGTGGCTCACGAAATTAATAATCCAATAGGATTCGTGACCAGTAACTTGCGAACATTAGGTCGCTATGTTGACAAGTTGGCTGACCATATTGAGGAGCAGGAAAAAACCATCCATGAACTTGCACCCGATCAGGCTGATGGCATCATCGGTCAATTGAGAAAAAAATCAAAAATTGATGCCATCATTGAAGACCTTCATGATTTGCAGAGCGAATCCTTAGACGGCTTGGATCGTATCAGCAAAATCGTCAAAAACCTGAAATCATTTTCCCGGGTAGATCAAACCGTATTCAGCAATGTCGACCTCAATGAGTGTCTTGAAAGTACTCTGAATATTGTCTGGAATGAACTTAAATATACCGCGACAATTGAAAAAAAACTCTCTCCTCTCCCATTAGTTCCCTGCTATCCACAAGAAATCAATCAGGTTTTTCTAAACCTGTTAGTGAATGCCGGACACGCGATTGGTGAAAAGGGAGTGATCCGCCTTTATAGCAGGCAGGAGGGAGAAACAGTATGTATCTCAATAACGGATAATGGTTGCGGGATTCCGGAAGAAAATCTCAAGCATTTATTCGAACCTTTTTTCACCACCAAAGAAGTTGGCAAAGGCACAGGCCTCGGTCTGAGCATAAGTTACGATATTATTCAAAAACACAATGGAGAAATACAGGTTGAAAGTGAAGTTGGAAAGGGAACCACATTCACCATCCGGCTCCCGCTGCAACAGGGCGACAACAAAAACAATCAAGCGCATTAG
- a CDS encoding YbjQ family protein: protein MIMTNVNTVPGKKIVEHFGIVQGSTVRAKHFGRDFMAGLKNLVGGELKGYTELLQDSRQEAMKRMEEQARQMGANAVVNIRFATSSVAQGAAELFVYGTAVRVE from the coding sequence ATGATTATGACGAACGTCAATACAGTTCCCGGGAAGAAAATCGTTGAGCATTTCGGCATTGTTCAAGGGAGTACTGTTCGCGCGAAACATTTCGGGCGGGATTTTATGGCCGGCTTGAAAAATCTGGTTGGCGGCGAATTAAAGGGATATACCGAGCTCCTTCAAGACTCTCGTCAAGAAGCCATGAAACGGATGGAAGAACAAGCCCGACAAATGGGGGCTAATGCTGTTGTCAATATCCGCTTTGCCACGTCATCAGTCGCCCAGGGGGCTGCAGAACTATTTGTTTACGGAACAGCCGTCAGGGTTGAGTAG
- a CDS encoding heavy metal-binding domain-containing protein, whose protein sequence is MEVLLQNFDLAIFLILVILGYSAGTWAEKRHYRSIHKREKELIKLAVVTAEGSFPPGRVADAALVSGSVVISIDYFKRLLAILRNIFGGRVKSYESLVDRARREAILRMKEKAQEQGAGMIINMRLETATIGRSANKKKSVGSVEAIAYGTAIVVNK, encoded by the coding sequence ATGGAAGTCCTGCTACAGAATTTTGATCTGGCTATCTTTCTCATCCTGGTAATTCTTGGCTATTCTGCTGGAACCTGGGCAGAAAAACGCCATTATCGCTCCATCCATAAACGCGAAAAGGAGCTAATCAAGCTGGCTGTCGTTACTGCCGAAGGCAGCTTTCCTCCCGGACGAGTCGCTGACGCCGCGCTGGTCTCCGGAAGTGTTGTTATCTCTATTGATTACTTCAAGCGCCTGTTGGCCATACTGCGGAACATTTTTGGCGGCCGGGTCAAGTCTTACGAATCTTTAGTTGATCGTGCTCGCAGAGAAGCTATTCTGAGGATGAAAGAGAAAGCACAGGAACAAGGGGCCGGCATGATCATCAATATGCGTCTGGAAACAGCAACCATCGGCAGAAGTGCCAATAAAAAGAAAAGTGTCGGCAGCGTTGAGGCGATTGCATATGGAACTGCCATCGTCGTGAACAAATAA
- a CDS encoding M48 family metallopeptidase encodes MKFTPIQLEGNINVSKSHPLIELLWLVGGLILLVGLTFIILGVSADWAVSKTPVKIETWIGKQALNQFPAKENPALKQRLQALLDQLPQNSPLRQYQFKIFLSETEDVNAIALPGGNIVVFSGLLQQVKSENELAMVLAHELGHFAHRDHMRSLGRGLGLAVATNLLFGEDNAASELASKALLSFQAKYSQAQESAADQFGLDLLTKRYGHAGGATDFFSRMAEDAGSKLPYILASHPHPQARIDALKQRIKAENYQLKKVIPLANELRQAVID; translated from the coding sequence ATGAAATTCACCCCGATACAACTGGAAGGCAATATCAATGTTTCCAAATCTCACCCGCTGATTGAACTCCTCTGGCTTGTGGGTGGATTGATTTTACTGGTTGGCCTGACGTTTATCATCCTTGGAGTGAGTGCCGACTGGGCGGTCTCAAAAACACCGGTAAAAATTGAAACATGGATCGGGAAACAGGCACTCAATCAGTTTCCCGCCAAGGAAAATCCGGCCCTGAAACAGCGCTTGCAAGCTCTTCTCGATCAGTTGCCGCAAAACTCTCCCCTGCGCCAATACCAATTCAAAATATTTCTGTCTGAGACGGAGGATGTGAATGCCATTGCCCTGCCGGGAGGGAATATTGTGGTTTTTTCCGGGTTGTTACAGCAGGTCAAATCGGAAAACGAACTGGCGATGGTATTGGCCCATGAGCTGGGCCATTTTGCCCACCGTGATCATATGCGCAGCCTTGGTCGAGGGTTGGGTCTTGCCGTCGCAACCAACCTGCTCTTCGGTGAAGACAACGCTGCCAGTGAACTGGCCTCGAAAGCTCTGCTCTCCTTTCAGGCCAAATATTCTCAGGCTCAAGAATCCGCTGCCGATCAATTTGGTCTTGACCTGCTCACCAAACGCTACGGTCATGCCGGAGGGGCAACAGATTTCTTTTCCCGTATGGCAGAAGATGCCGGCAGTAAACTCCCCTACATTCTTGCGTCACATCCTCACCCTCAAGCACGGATTGATGCTTTGAAGCAGCGCATCAAGGCAGAAAACTATCAGCTTAAAAAGGTTATCCCGCTAGCGAATGAGCTCCGGCAGGCCGTCATCGATTAA